A single genomic interval of Vibrio gallicus harbors:
- a CDS encoding dCMP deaminase family protein, giving the protein MVNKWAKRFNQMAELVGSWSKDPSTQVGAVITKQNRIVSVGFNGYPHGISDSADTDERDMKYLKTLHAEENAILFAKRDLDDCEIWVTHFPCPNCAAKIIQTGIKAVHCPAQDEDFLSRWGDKIQVSEDMFGQAGVKVDWLPLDSLD; this is encoded by the coding sequence ATGGTCAATAAGTGGGCTAAACGCTTTAATCAAATGGCAGAGCTGGTCGGTTCTTGGAGCAAAGACCCTTCGACTCAGGTCGGCGCGGTTATCACCAAGCAAAATCGTATTGTATCGGTTGGGTTTAATGGCTATCCACATGGTATTTCCGACAGTGCTGACACCGATGAACGCGATATGAAATATCTCAAAACGCTGCACGCTGAAGAGAATGCCATCCTATTTGCTAAACGTGATCTCGATGATTGCGAAATCTGGGTGACGCACTTTCCTTGTCCCAACTGCGCAGCTAAGATCATTCAAACGGGTATTAAAGCAGTACATTGCCCAGCTCAAGATGAAGATTTCTTATCACGCTGGGGTGATAAAATTCAAGTCAGTGAAGATATGTTCGGACAAGCGGGAGTTAAGGTTGACTGGTTGCCTCTTGACTCGCTAGATTAA
- a CDS encoding YwbE family protein, whose product MSGTERAHIQRGIEVNIVLKKDQRSGNLTKGVVKDILTKSPNHPHGIKVRLESGDVGRVKEIL is encoded by the coding sequence ATGAGCGGAACCGAGCGCGCACATATCCAACGTGGAATAGAAGTTAATATCGTTCTTAAAAAAGATCAACGTAGCGGCAATTTAACTAAGGGTGTTGTAAAAGATATCTTAACCAAATCACCAAACCATCCGCACGGCATCAAGGTACGTTTAGAAAGTGGTGATGTGGGACGAGTAAAAGAGATATTGTAA
- the ssb gene encoding single-stranded DNA-binding protein, whose product MASRGVNKVILLGNLGNDPEVRHFSNGNAVANFTVATSETWQDKATGQQREKTEWHRVSVMGKLAEIAGNYLKKGSQVYVEGQLQTRKWQDKSGQERYTTEIVVQGFNGTMQLLGARGETSNMQSTPPQSTAQSSGSQPNAFQGSVQNSSTNQQNYQPDDYDDIPF is encoded by the coding sequence ATGGCATCACGAGGAGTAAATAAGGTTATTTTACTAGGAAACCTTGGTAACGACCCAGAGGTAAGGCATTTTTCAAACGGCAATGCAGTTGCCAATTTTACGGTTGCAACATCCGAGACTTGGCAAGACAAAGCCACGGGTCAACAGAGAGAAAAAACGGAGTGGCATCGAGTTTCTGTTATGGGAAAACTGGCTGAAATAGCGGGAAACTACCTTAAAAAGGGCTCACAAGTGTATGTAGAAGGGCAACTTCAAACTCGAAAGTGGCAAGATAAAAGCGGACAAGAGCGTTACACCACCGAGATTGTGGTACAAGGCTTCAATGGCACTATGCAATTATTAGGCGCTCGAGGCGAGACAAGCAATATGCAATCCACACCACCACAGTCGACAGCTCAATCGTCGGGATCGCAGCCTAACGCCTTTCAGGGTAGCGTGCAGAACTCATCGACAAACCAGCAAAACTATCAACCCGATGACTACGATGATATACCGTTTTGA
- a CDS encoding MATE family efflux transporter, with the protein MLFKNSQYITKNIKMAWPIAINALLMQGMLMIDTLLISPLGDGALASMGIASTIVALLLGVQNALANGSQNVLSRAVGSDKNSAISRSFLSGMIINLCFALLFFGLVTLFKWPIIKLLSHNVDLYAQIDAYLSVIKYTLLLTGVSQVSIALFNAMSRTKIPLISYLITMPVNAVVSYYLIHGVGSFVGMGIAGAALGSVIALGLRMLFLLVCLKYQNAINLPLKQLVSGISQNISLHFKEIFPIAANMVVLALGLATYNLLYARLPTQAYAAVVMITPWLTALAQFVVAWAVSSAITISQAIGSNNLETLDSDVSLSIKVTVGVSMLVCVASFILSLVIDKLYPGHSQVTYQALASIAPLYILMPLIQGYVTVHGQVLRALGKTKAVFNINFVTRWLIAIPLFAFAVLVLDVSIFWVYAITVFEQALKIPAMRSQARRFLKEFDSKKAKQLMY; encoded by the coding sequence ATGTTGTTCAAAAATAGCCAGTACATTACAAAGAACATAAAAATGGCGTGGCCGATTGCCATCAATGCGCTTTTGATGCAGGGCATGTTAATGATCGACACGCTGCTGATTTCCCCTCTAGGTGATGGCGCACTGGCCTCGATGGGGATTGCCAGTACCATAGTGGCATTGTTGCTCGGAGTGCAAAACGCACTCGCAAACGGTTCACAAAATGTGTTGTCGCGTGCAGTAGGTTCAGATAAAAACTCAGCGATTTCTCGCTCATTTCTGTCAGGGATGATCATCAACCTTTGTTTTGCGTTGTTATTCTTTGGTTTAGTTACGCTATTTAAATGGCCAATTATTAAACTGCTGAGCCACAATGTGGACCTTTATGCTCAAATTGATGCCTATCTTTCTGTTATTAAATATACGCTGCTGTTAACGGGTGTATCTCAGGTCTCCATTGCTCTATTTAATGCGATGAGTAGAACCAAAATACCCTTAATTAGCTACCTGATAACGATGCCGGTTAATGCTGTGGTTTCATACTATTTGATTCATGGTGTTGGCAGTTTTGTTGGAATGGGGATTGCAGGAGCGGCGCTCGGTTCGGTTATTGCGCTTGGGCTAAGAATGCTGTTCTTACTCGTGTGCCTTAAATACCAAAACGCTATTAACCTGCCATTAAAACAGCTAGTGAGTGGCATAAGTCAAAATATCAGCCTGCACTTTAAAGAGATCTTCCCGATTGCGGCCAATATGGTGGTATTGGCGTTAGGGCTGGCAACGTATAATCTTTTATATGCGCGCCTACCTACACAAGCCTATGCCGCTGTGGTCATGATCACCCCTTGGCTTACCGCGCTGGCGCAGTTTGTGGTGGCTTGGGCGGTATCCTCAGCCATTACCATTTCTCAGGCTATCGGCTCGAACAATTTAGAGACCTTAGACTCAGATGTTAGTCTGAGTATTAAAGTTACCGTTGGTGTATCGATGCTTGTTTGTGTGGCTTCTTTTATCTTGAGCTTGGTTATTGATAAGCTCTATCCAGGCCATTCACAGGTAACCTATCAGGCATTAGCAAGTATTGCGCCGCTCTATATATTGATGCCTCTCATTCAAGGCTATGTCACCGTGCATGGGCAGGTCCTGCGTGCACTTGGTAAAACCAAGGCAGTGTTTAATATCAATTTTGTGACTCGCTGGCTGATTGCAATACCGTTATTTGCGTTTGCAGTACTGGTACTAGATGTATCCATCTTCTGGGTATATGCGATTACTGTTTTCGAGCAAGCACTTAAGATCCCTGCAATGCGCAGCCAAGCGCGAAGATTCTTAAAGGAATTTGATAGTAAAAAGGCAAAACAGCTAATGTATTAA
- a CDS encoding MATE family efflux transporter translates to MTNNPHSSLAKELFTMTWPMVFGVLSLMSFQLIDSAFIAQLGVLPLAAQGFTLPIGQLIIGVQVGLGIATTSVISMALGAKQTGYSRQLGGLVLALGGAGTGVICLLLYLVRYPLLNMLGATADIMPIIDTYWIVWLISAWVGAMLYFLYSVCRANGNTMLPGIMMVITSILNVVLDPIFIFYFDMGIHGAAVATILAFSIGALYVVYRIRFKHYYSFDWSSLNLVSSIRSLFNIMMPAMTSQLMPPLAAMLSTKLLASFGTAAVAAWALGSRYEFFAIVAVLALTMSMPPMIGRYVGARQADKVIQLVKIATLFILGSQLVIALITWLLAGHLSTLMTATDKVERILHLHLLIVPFSLAPLGVCILLVSVSNALGKPVKALLVSSLRLFLFFLPCLYLGAHIAGIHGLFYGAAIGNTCAGLFAWVTYRNTIKKLQKKWSA, encoded by the coding sequence ATGACAAACAATCCACACTCTTCGCTCGCCAAAGAGCTATTTACCATGACATGGCCTATGGTATTTGGCGTACTTTCCTTGATGAGCTTTCAGCTCATCGACAGTGCCTTTATCGCTCAGCTCGGTGTTTTACCTTTGGCGGCGCAAGGCTTTACCTTACCTATCGGCCAGCTCATCATTGGCGTTCAAGTGGGTTTAGGTATCGCAACGACCTCTGTTATATCAATGGCATTGGGTGCAAAGCAAACTGGCTACTCTCGTCAACTGGGAGGCTTGGTACTCGCGCTTGGGGGGGCTGGAACAGGTGTGATCTGCTTGTTGCTCTATTTAGTTCGATACCCGTTATTAAACATGCTTGGTGCAACTGCCGACATCATGCCCATCATAGATACCTATTGGATAGTATGGCTGATAAGTGCCTGGGTTGGCGCCATGCTTTACTTCTTGTATAGCGTGTGCCGCGCCAATGGCAATACGATGTTGCCCGGTATCATGATGGTGATTACCAGCATACTCAACGTGGTATTGGATCCTATCTTCATTTTTTATTTCGATATGGGTATCCATGGTGCTGCCGTTGCAACCATACTCGCCTTTAGTATTGGCGCGCTGTATGTTGTGTATCGAATCAGATTTAAACACTACTACAGCTTTGATTGGTCTAGCTTAAATCTAGTATCCAGTATTCGTTCACTGTTTAATATTATGATGCCCGCAATGACCAGCCAACTTATGCCACCATTAGCGGCGATGCTATCTACTAAGCTGTTGGCAAGCTTTGGCACTGCCGCAGTTGCAGCTTGGGCGCTCGGAAGTCGCTATGAGTTTTTTGCCATTGTCGCTGTCTTAGCGCTGACTATGTCAATGCCCCCTATGATTGGTCGCTATGTTGGTGCACGGCAGGCCGACAAGGTAATCCAACTGGTTAAGATTGCTACCCTTTTTATCCTAGGCTCTCAGCTTGTTATTGCGCTCATCACTTGGCTACTCGCCGGGCATTTATCTACATTGATGACCGCAACTGATAAGGTGGAACGTATCCTTCATTTACACCTGCTGATTGTGCCGTTTAGCTTAGCGCCCCTTGGCGTGTGTATCTTGCTTGTTTCTGTATCTAATGCGTTGGGTAAACCGGTAAAAGCATTGCTGGTATCAAGCCTGCGATTATTTTTATTTTTCCTGCCTTGTCTATATTTAGGCGCACATATCGCTGGGATACATGGCCTCTTTTATGGTGCAGCGATCGGAAACACATGTGCAGGGTTATTTGCATGGGTAACCTATCGAAATACCATAAAAAAATTGCAAAAAAAATGGAGCGCATAG
- the rmuC gene encoding DNA recombination protein RmuC has translation MNTIYIAFSFAIAFCSGLSYWIAYRKTVRCEIELRRMQSEADAFTVAEGKAEKLISDMREQISHLTMRSTQIETELTLCRSSDMELKQKIQSLESLLAQQQQQLLHTKGRESAAQASLMSKSEELSVELERVEQLNLELRNCNENLGHAQHTNGKLQTELATKQQHFEQQLTLLKESKQELSKEFERLASEILERKGQAFKQMNSESMQSILNPIHQELKGFKSKVEDIHSKETEQRVQLRTELVHLQKLNQEITDQASKLTTALKGEKKVQGNWGELMLENVLDNSGLRLGIDYKREVSINTEEGRLRPDAIVYLPQHKHLVIDAKTSLNAYTRYVNSEDQAEREYAIKQHASAVRDRINELASKEYSKLPGINSPEVVVMFIPVESAYVEALKYDSTLFQSALEKNILVATPTTLLTSLNIVRQLWRFEEQNKHTAELANRAEKFYSKLNTFLGSMEGVGKQLDKAKETYDRALGQLYAGKGNLIKQASEFKELGVAVNRELPQEMVEKAHLELDMVSNSEVVSIEHKSVELKQKGEVSWHHEE, from the coding sequence ATGAATACAATTTATATAGCGTTTAGTTTCGCGATCGCGTTTTGTTCCGGTCTGAGTTATTGGATAGCGTATCGCAAAACCGTGCGTTGTGAGATTGAGCTTCGGCGAATGCAATCCGAAGCGGATGCCTTTACCGTAGCCGAAGGTAAAGCGGAGAAACTGATCTCAGATATGCGAGAGCAGATATCACACCTGACTATGCGTAGCACTCAGATAGAAACCGAGCTTACTCTATGTCGTAGTTCTGATATGGAATTAAAACAGAAAATCCAAAGTCTAGAGTCGCTATTAGCCCAGCAGCAGCAGCAATTACTGCATACCAAAGGTCGAGAGAGCGCAGCACAGGCCAGCTTGATGTCGAAAAGTGAAGAGTTGAGTGTCGAGCTTGAGAGAGTGGAACAGTTAAATTTGGAATTGAGAAACTGCAACGAGAATTTAGGGCACGCTCAGCACACCAACGGTAAGCTGCAAACTGAATTAGCGACCAAACAACAGCACTTTGAGCAGCAGTTAACCTTGCTTAAAGAGAGTAAACAAGAGCTGAGTAAAGAGTTTGAGCGTTTAGCTAGTGAGATCTTAGAGCGTAAGGGACAGGCATTTAAGCAGATGAACAGTGAGAGTATGCAAAGTATTCTTAACCCAATTCATCAAGAGCTTAAGGGCTTTAAGAGCAAAGTCGAAGACATCCATAGCAAAGAAACCGAGCAAAGAGTTCAACTTAGAACTGAGTTGGTGCATTTGCAAAAACTTAATCAAGAGATCACCGACCAAGCATCAAAGCTAACTACAGCCCTTAAGGGCGAGAAGAAAGTACAGGGCAATTGGGGAGAGCTGATGCTTGAAAATGTGCTGGATAATTCGGGGTTAAGGCTCGGGATTGATTATAAGCGCGAGGTTAGTATCAACACCGAAGAAGGGCGTTTGCGCCCTGATGCTATCGTTTATCTGCCTCAGCACAAGCACCTGGTCATCGATGCTAAGACCTCACTGAATGCCTATACTCGTTATGTAAATAGTGAGGATCAGGCTGAGCGAGAATACGCGATTAAGCAACATGCATCAGCAGTGCGAGATAGGATCAACGAGCTAGCAAGCAAGGAATATAGTAAGTTACCGGGCATAAATTCACCGGAGGTAGTGGTGATGTTTATCCCTGTTGAGTCGGCTTATGTAGAGGCGCTTAAATATGACTCGACTTTATTTCAATCGGCTCTAGAGAAAAACATACTGGTGGCTACCCCAACCACGCTGTTAACCAGTTTGAATATTGTTAGACAGCTATGGCGCTTTGAAGAGCAGAATAAGCACACTGCAGAGCTTGCCAATCGCGCTGAGAAATTTTATAGCAAACTCAATACATTCCTTGGCAGCATGGAAGGCGTTGGTAAGCAATTAGATAAGGCCAAAGAGACCTATGATAGGGCGCTTGGACAACTGTATGCAGGCAAAGGAAACCTAATAAAACAGGCTTCAGAATTTAAAGAGTTGGGAGTAGCGGTTAATAGAGAGCTGCCTCAAGAGATGGTTGAAAAGGCCCACCTTGAATTGGATATGGTTTCCAATTCAGAGGTGGTGTCCATAGAGCACAAGTCGGTGGAACTTAAACAGAAGGGAGAGGTATCATGGCATCACGAGGAGTAA
- a CDS encoding MmcQ/YjbR family DNA-binding protein translates to MNHDQFNHYCESFAGASYVMQWGGSHVWKVAGKVFAIGFTLKDGNSAYTFKTSDRNYYFLQDSHGYRPAPYFANRGMKWIQQTDTRAELDKELEYYLSESYRIVLEGVSKRKRSQLGLL, encoded by the coding sequence ATGAATCATGATCAGTTTAATCACTATTGTGAGAGCTTTGCAGGAGCAAGCTATGTCATGCAGTGGGGCGGTTCGCATGTATGGAAAGTGGCAGGTAAGGTGTTTGCCATAGGCTTTACACTAAAAGATGGTAATAGCGCATATACCTTTAAAACCTCTGATCGTAATTACTACTTTTTGCAAGACAGCCACGGTTATCGTCCAGCGCCGTATTTTGCGAATCGTGGCATGAAATGGATTCAGCAGACGGACACCCGTGCTGAGTTAGACAAAGAGCTAGAGTATTACCTGTCTGAGTCTTATCGAATCGTGCTCGAGGGAGTAAGTAAGCGCAAGCGCTCGCAATTGGGTTTGCTGTAA
- a CDS encoding DEAD/DEAH box helicase: MTNPAIPSNFAELALIKPLLARLKELDYQQPTPIQGHVIPSVLQGRDLIAGANTGSGKTAAFALPLLQQLFTKHGLVKGSTSKGNYVTDLILVPTRELAKQVADNIKSYAAHFNGEIKTVAVFGGVSVNTQMLALRGGTDILVATPGRLLDLISSNAIKLDRVKTLVLDEADRMLSLGFTEELSQLLAKLPKQKQTLLFSATFPEQVQLLTEELLSDPVEIQLQSDDESTLVQRVFNVNKGEKTAVLAHLIKQHQWRQALVFVNAKNSCEHLADKLYRRGIEAEVFHGDKGQGYRSRILDAFKCGEIDVLIATDIAARGLDIEKLPVVINFDLPRSPADYMHRIGRSGRAGEVGLALTLMDYEDINHFKVIEKKNKFRLEREQVAGFEVDETITQEMIDANKPKAKPAGTGKKKRKNKKPSDLDIWLRNS; this comes from the coding sequence ATGACAAATCCTGCAATCCCTAGCAACTTTGCTGAACTTGCCTTAATTAAACCTCTTTTAGCACGCCTAAAAGAACTGGACTATCAACAACCTACACCAATCCAAGGGCATGTTATTCCAAGTGTGTTGCAAGGGCGTGACTTAATTGCAGGCGCAAATACAGGCTCAGGTAAGACGGCTGCTTTTGCACTGCCTTTGCTCCAACAACTGTTCACTAAGCACGGTTTGGTTAAAGGAAGCACCAGTAAAGGTAACTATGTTACAGATTTGATACTGGTTCCAACCCGAGAGTTGGCAAAGCAAGTAGCCGATAATATTAAGTCTTACGCGGCGCATTTTAATGGTGAAATCAAAACCGTTGCTGTGTTTGGTGGGGTGTCAGTCAACACTCAGATGTTAGCATTGCGTGGTGGTACCGATATTCTGGTGGCAACCCCAGGGCGTTTGCTCGATCTAATTTCAAGTAATGCTATCAAGCTCGATAGGGTGAAAACCTTAGTGCTTGATGAAGCAGATCGTATGTTGAGCCTTGGGTTTACTGAAGAGCTGTCACAGTTATTGGCGAAGTTACCCAAGCAAAAACAGACCTTACTGTTCTCCGCAACATTTCCTGAGCAAGTTCAGCTATTAACCGAAGAATTGCTGAGCGATCCGGTGGAAATCCAGCTACAAAGCGACGATGAAAGCACCCTTGTACAGCGGGTATTTAATGTCAATAAAGGCGAGAAAACCGCAGTCTTGGCGCATTTGATTAAACAGCATCAATGGCGACAAGCGCTGGTATTTGTTAATGCTAAAAACAGCTGTGAGCATTTGGCGGATAAGTTGTATAGGCGCGGTATTGAGGCGGAGGTTTTCCATGGTGATAAGGGACAAGGCTATCGCAGTCGTATCTTAGATGCGTTTAAGTGTGGCGAAATTGATGTACTTATCGCAACTGATATTGCCGCTCGCGGTTTAGATATTGAAAAACTGCCTGTAGTGATCAACTTTGATTTGCCGCGTAGTCCGGCAGATTATATGCACCGCATCGGTCGAAGTGGTCGTGCTGGAGAGGTCGGTTTGGCTCTAACCTTGATGGATTACGAAGACATCAATCACTTTAAGGTTATTGAGAAAAAAAATAAGTTCCGCCTTGAACGCGAACAAGTAGCGGGCTTTGAGGTAGATGAAACCATTACTCAAGAGATGATCGACGCGAATAAACCGAAAGCGAAACCCGCTGGAACGGGCAAAAAAAAGCGTAAGAACAAAAAACCGTCCGATCTAGATATCTGGTTACGAAATTCTTAA
- a CDS encoding helix-turn-helix transcriptional regulator — MSKSFERFQVVLQNIPCAPEHITSTELRQILLNKELLDSNLDERSQLKTVQRVINKVVADYQCVDLDTSKRPHQISIALGHQHPINPAAMSSVLSLQIIEHEVLKMLPPNMRKEVSNLLSTGNSEQDKRVSLWKERFCYAPIEFQLTPPAFEEVFIEQIERAILEKRSLKMKYKKRGSNSAQPYHIDPLGLTLHGNSFYLIATKFDTGEYRTFAIHRISELKSSFSSISPRRTFNTKQHIEANIPHFSGGDWIEIQLKIDNYHGLHLIEETKLSNQQQIVEKTDTYTVIKAQVRQSLGLEWWLMKNANIVQVVEPQHIKLKIVNNLQSALKLYTQS; from the coding sequence ATGTCGAAGAGTTTTGAACGATTTCAAGTAGTATTGCAGAACATTCCATGTGCTCCCGAGCACATCACCAGTACCGAACTGCGACAAATATTGCTAAATAAAGAACTTCTCGACTCCAATCTAGATGAACGTAGCCAACTAAAGACAGTGCAACGGGTTATCAATAAAGTGGTGGCCGATTATCAGTGTGTTGATTTAGATACCAGCAAGCGGCCGCATCAGATAAGTATTGCCCTTGGGCATCAACACCCAATCAATCCCGCGGCAATGAGCAGTGTATTATCCCTGCAAATCATTGAGCACGAAGTGCTTAAGATGTTACCGCCCAATATGCGAAAAGAGGTCTCAAACCTACTAAGCACTGGCAACTCAGAGCAAGATAAACGGGTTTCACTCTGGAAAGAGCGATTTTGCTACGCTCCGATAGAGTTTCAACTAACGCCTCCTGCATTTGAAGAGGTATTTATAGAGCAGATTGAGCGCGCCATCTTAGAGAAACGCTCTCTCAAGATGAAATATAAGAAGCGTGGTAGTAACAGCGCACAGCCCTATCATATTGATCCGTTGGGGTTAACCTTACATGGCAATAGCTTTTACCTGATCGCCACTAAGTTTGATACCGGCGAATATAGAACCTTTGCTATTCACCGCATCAGTGAGCTTAAAAGCAGTTTCTCATCCATCAGCCCACGGCGCACCTTCAATACCAAACAGCATATTGAAGCCAACATCCCCCACTTTTCCGGTGGCGATTGGATTGAGATCCAACTCAAGATAGATAACTATCATGGCCTGCATCTTATCGAAGAGACTAAGCTATCAAACCAGCAACAGATCGTAGAAAAAACCGATACTTATACCGTCATAAAAGCGCAGGTGCGCCAGAGTTTAGGTTTAGAATGGTGGCTAATGAAAAACGCCAATATTGTACAGGTGGTTGAGCCGCAGCATATAAAATTGAAGATTGTTAACAATCTTCAATCAGCCCTTAAGCTATATACACAGTCGTAA
- a CDS encoding AAA family ATPase, with protein sequence MINQTQIDQLSNCQFNALRPILVLIRGLPGSGKSTLARHLAKTYALHHCETDQYFEDQHGRYHFDVSKLSQAHAWCQAEVERLLLAGHCVVVSNTCVRLWEIEPYRKLAKAMGVSIMFIECKATFPSIHDVPKQTMLKMRRNWQQLPVSWQ encoded by the coding sequence ATGATAAATCAAACTCAGATAGACCAGTTGAGCAATTGTCAATTCAACGCCCTGCGCCCGATCTTAGTGTTGATTCGCGGGCTACCGGGGAGTGGCAAGTCGACACTTGCACGCCATCTGGCTAAAACATACGCTCTGCACCATTGTGAAACTGACCAGTATTTTGAAGACCAACATGGCAGGTATCACTTTGATGTGAGTAAATTGTCACAGGCTCACGCTTGGTGTCAGGCCGAGGTAGAAAGGCTATTGCTAGCAGGGCATTGTGTGGTGGTTTCAAATACCTGTGTACGCTTGTGGGAAATAGAACCTTACCGCAAGTTAGCTAAGGCGATGGGGGTGAGCATTATGTTCATCGAATGCAAGGCAACATTCCCTTCTATTCACGACGTACCAAAGCAAACTATGCTAAAAATGCGCCGTAATTGGCAACAATTGCCGGTTAGTTGGCAGTAG
- a CDS encoding DUF4056 domain-containing protein codes for MKFKPLVYALSITSSFSAFAVEAPSGVRPCCAFGINMKSELGVVPVPFFRVDNIVEQSDLKQHLYNDGSQGVASSLIGTGEEANGLIYTAKGGILDTAHVRDTADYTYYLYNQIKGNLGQDKTIILTDELRSRVIHLTQRDLPLTQKERLDVEIKLSAILAFRLAQWHEIAQWFGFTSVAGFKEYPSAFSPEDLYSNMLGAIIGIEILQRTPALSKTDYQQAFSATFLAKLKQLDAQPRASTESIMNALDKKWWDSDKRLPNKWVVKTRDYTPRLTLTPHWGSSEGRIPLSLQDYKQFESYGYLTLVASKHEKSFTALPDSLLQHEVWTVQQFNEIAEFAKQQDDKHSLSNNQLLPNYSHSISN; via the coding sequence ATGAAGTTCAAACCTTTGGTATACGCTTTATCAATTACAAGCTCATTTTCTGCCTTCGCAGTTGAAGCCCCAAGCGGCGTTCGACCTTGTTGCGCCTTTGGCATTAACATGAAATCTGAGCTTGGGGTCGTGCCCGTACCATTTTTCCGAGTCGATAATATTGTCGAACAGAGCGATCTTAAGCAGCACCTATATAATGATGGCAGTCAAGGTGTCGCAAGCAGCCTAATTGGGACGGGTGAAGAAGCCAACGGCCTAATTTATACCGCAAAGGGTGGGATTTTAGATACCGCCCACGTTCGCGATACCGCAGATTATACCTACTATTTATACAACCAAATTAAAGGCAATCTTGGACAAGATAAAACCATCATCCTTACCGATGAGTTGCGTAGCCGAGTCATTCACCTTACGCAACGTGACCTCCCCCTTACTCAAAAAGAGAGACTCGATGTTGAGATTAAACTCAGTGCCATATTGGCTTTTCGTCTCGCCCAATGGCATGAGATTGCACAGTGGTTCGGTTTTACCTCTGTGGCCGGGTTTAAAGAGTACCCTTCGGCATTTTCCCCAGAAGACCTGTACTCCAATATGCTTGGAGCAATAATCGGTATTGAAATACTGCAACGCACTCCCGCTTTGAGTAAAACTGACTATCAACAGGCATTTAGTGCCACATTCCTTGCTAAACTTAAACAGTTAGATGCGCAGCCTCGTGCAAGCACTGAATCTATAATGAATGCCCTTGATAAAAAGTGGTGGGACAGTGATAAACGTCTGCCCAATAAATGGGTAGTAAAGACCCGAGATTATACCCCTCGCTTAACCTTAACCCCTCACTGGGGTAGCAGTGAAGGTCGTATCCCTCTTTCTTTACAAGACTATAAGCAATTCGAATCGTATGGATACCTAACATTAGTTGCATCTAAACACGAAAAGAGTTTTACTGCGCTACCTGACAGCCTCTTGCAACATGAGGTATGGACAGTACAGCAATTTAATGAGATAGCTGAGTTTGCCAAGCAACAAGATGACAAGCATAGCCTTAGTAACAATCAGCTACTCCCAAATTACTCACATTCAATCTCTAACTGA